A single Aspergillus chevalieri M1 DNA, chromosome 3, nearly complete sequence DNA region contains:
- a CDS encoding uncharacterized protein (COG:S;~EggNog:ENOG410PQVY;~InterPro:IPR004875,IPR009057,IPR006600;~PFAM:PF03184,PF03221;~go_function: GO:0003676 - nucleic acid binding [Evidence IEA]): MPYSAVQQEGRILLAIDALNKNQIRSIRDAANAFDVKYSTLKHRVRGRVSRVDSTPNGRKLTTTEESTLVNWVLAADGRGLPPRISTVCEMANLLLSNRLKSAPSIGTKWVQRFINRHKEIKSKYSRRYDYQRALCEDPKIIMDWFQLVQNTIAKYGIVEQDIYNFDETGFSMGMASTAKVITSQVQSRAKAIQPGNREWVTVIEAIGSTGYLLPPLIIFAGKQHQSTWYQHIPDDWVIGVSENGWTNDKLGELWLKEVFEKHTKMRTIGTHRLLILDGHGSHATAAFDHFCTENHIIPLYLPPHSSHFLQPLDVACFGPLKRLYGQRVQTAMQLEINHIDKVDFLAAYQQTRPQAFSLSNICSGFAAAGLVPYKPENVLDELHIQMKTSTPPGSSHSKESSSWTAETPKTTRQLQKQSELIKRLWRQRTHSPPSPISQAVEQVVKGAQRAMQNVLLLEHEVKQLRAANKTQKRKRNTTRTFIAAGGILTGAEGQQRSQEAADLLAGVVDEGGERPRKRAPPRCSNCHQIGHIRSSCTTR; encoded by the exons ATGCCATATTCAGCTGTTCAACAAGAAGGTAGAATATTGCTTGCTATTGATGCTTTAAATAAAAATCAAATTAGAAGCATTCGGGATGCTGCAAATGCATTTGATGTCAAATACTCTACCCTGAAGCACCGTGTGCGCGGTCGTGTTTCCAGAGTTGATTCCACCCCAAATGGCCGAAAACTCACAACCACAGAAGAATCTACCCTTGTGAACTGGGTATTAGCTGCTGATGGACGTGGTCTACCTCCTAGAATCAGCACTGTGTgtgaaatggccaatctATTACTATCAAATCGGTTGAAATCAGCTCCTTCAATTGGCACAAAATGGGTGCAGCGCTTTATCAACCGTCATAAGGAGATCAAGTCAAAATACAGCCGCAGATATGATTATCAACGTGCTCTTTGTGAAGATCCAAAGATAATAATGGATTGGTTTCAGCTGGTTCAGAATACTATTGCAAAATATGGCATTGTTGAGCaggatatctataactttgatgagactggcttctccatgggaatggcatcaactgcaaag GTCATTACTTCTCAGGTTCAAAGCCGTGCAAAAGCCATACAACCAggaaatcgtgaatgggtgACTGTCATTGAGGCCATTGGTTCAACAGgctatcttcttcctccattgATTATCTTCGCTGGCAAGCAACACCAATCTACTTGGTATCAGCATATACCTGATGACTGGGTCATTGGAGTCagtgagaatggatggacaaATGATAAGCTTGGAGAGCTCTGGCTCAAAGAGGTCTTTGAAAAGCATACCAAAATGCGTACAATCGGCACCCACCGGCTTCTgattcttgacggccatggCAGCCATGCGACTGCTGCTTTTGACCATTTTTGCACAGAGAATCATATTATACCTCTTTATCTACCTCCACATTCATCGCATTTTCTTCAGCCGCTTGATGTTGCTTGTTTTGGGCCATTGAAACGTCTCTATGGCCAGCGGGTTCAGACTGCTATGCAGCTAGAGATCAATCATATTGATAAGGTTGATTTTTTGGCCGCTTACCAGCAGACACGCCCACAAGCATTCTCATTATCAAATATATGCAGTGgatttgctgctgcaggTCTAGTCCCATATAAACCTGAGAATGTACTTGATGAACTCCATATCCAGATGAAGACCTCTACACCACCGGGCAGTTCACATAGCAAAGAGTCGTCTAGTTGGACAGCAGAGACTCCCAAGACTACCAGGCAACTTCAGAAGCAATCTGAGCTTATCAAGCGCCTCTGGAGGCAGCGTACACACAGCCCACCAAGTCCTATCAGTCAGGCAGTTGAGCAAGTGGTCAAGGGTGCTCAAAGGGCAATGCAGAATGTGCTGCTTTTAGAGCATGAGGTTAAGCAGCTACGTGCTGCTAATAAAACCCAAAAGCGCAAACGGAATACTACTAGGACCTTTATagctgctggtggtattctgACTGGCGCTGAGGGTCAGCAACGCAGTCAGGAAGCTGCTGATTTACTTGCCggggtggtggatgaaggtggTGAGAGACCACGAAAGCGAGCACCACCACGCTGCAGCAACTGCCATCAAATAGGACATATTAGATCTAGCTGCACTACTAGATAA
- a CDS encoding uncharacterized protein (COG:S;~EggNog:ENOG410PIJY;~TransMembrane:2 (i507-527o547-568i)), producing the protein MTESGFSTSSAFQKPYEYYSSFDKQPHICDKFCDIDDEANFQTYLHLLEGAHTRNFVLDFGNEDAWCAVNLERDDIASLLRSPKPRCFGTRWINIWAPEEQKKTIKTIMSHYGVSERLQGMMCTEPVVQAPTPKPEEPVPISPGASTLRSRRSRRKSIDQSTQTGVDDLESGISMRDLDMDMEEIHRAASFKGLTFAQVANQIWHFCSVDHGPRYTCIGYNSLYVTSKVQISNGKDLPDGKRLWSWLILFDDGTVVSIQENPYPRPAGPLPDEVRTVLGTVRRNIRFIFSGVSRQYSATSESESLVTIRVRGLNSSAAPDQSIKQEDSPSLLFYYIFDDWFSSYSLVAKREHKYGVSLDQLRGDMLNRPAVELVGELHWLGRQLAVLKRVYQSYELIMWRLLQRQRLLREEAKNRPAFTIGSAFMESDFGDLRQPTQQSNLSLISNYDTQVGVQLSSAAVARFERLLDRIKLYCLSEIESCLVEKESLTFLNFNLIALKDSQAVEKLTRVTVLLAKVTILFLPVSLMTGYFSTELAEVKGVYTINQYWVSFGVIVFLSFVLLVVFGVASDTVEGKTIYKSLFRTFFRFSKHRMSRPRREGVERN; encoded by the exons ATGACCGAATCTGGATTTTCAACATCTTCGGCTTTCCAGAAGCCGTATGAATATTACTCGAGTTTTGATAAACAACCCCACATTTGCGACAAATTTTGCGACATCGATGACGAGGCGAACTTCCAGACATATCTACACCTGCTCGAGGGCGCGCACACACGGAATTTCGTGTTGGATTTTGGGAATGAAGACGCATGGTGCGCAGTGAACTTGGAAAGAGACGATATCGCGTCGCTACTCCGCAGCCCA AAGCCAAGATGCTTTGGAACGCGGTGGAT TAATATCTGGGCTCCAGAGGAACAGAAAAAGACGATCAAGACAATCATGAGCCATTATGGCGTCTCAGAACGGTTGCAAGGAATGATGTGCACCGAGCCCGTGGTACAAGCACCGACACCAAAGCCCGAAGAACCGGTTCCCATTTCCCCCGGCGCGAGTACTCTTCGTTCTAGGCGTTCGCGACGCAAGAGTATAGACCAATCAACCCAGACCGGAGTAGATGACCTCGAGAGCGGAATTTCGATGAGAGAtttggatatggatatggaggAAATACACAGAGCTGCGTCGTTCAAGGGTCTCACTTTCGCGCAAGTTGCAAACCAGATTTGGCATTTTTGTTCTGTGGATCATGGCCCGAGAT ATACTTGTATTGGATATAATTCTCTCTATGTGACTTCAAAAGTTCAGATTAGCAATGGGAAAGATTTACCAGATGGGAAGCGGTTGTGGTCATGGCTAATACTTTTCGACGACG GTACCGTCGTGTCGATACAAGAAAACCCCTATCCCAGACCAGCAGGACCGTTACCAGACGAAGTCAGAACCGTCCTAGGAACGGTACGCAGAAACATCCGATTCATCTTCTCTGGTGTATCTAGACAATACTCTGCCACATCTGAGAGCGAGTCGCTGGTCACGATTAGGGTACGGGGTCTCAACAGCAGCGCCGCGCCAGATCAGAGTATCAAACAAGAGGACAGCCCTAGTTTGCTCTTCTACTATATCTTCGATGACTGGTTTTCGAGCTATAGTCTTGTTGCGAAGCGCGAGCACAAGTACGGAGTGTCTCTTGATCAGCTG AGAGGAGATATGTTAAACAGACCGGCGGTCGAATTGGTTGGCGAACTACACTGGCTAGGTAGACAGTTAGCGGTTCTGAAACGGGTATACCAAAGCTACGAACTCATCATGTGGCGCCTACTACAACGACAGCGCTTGCTCCGTGAAGAAGCAAAGAACCGACCAGCGTTCACAATTGGCAGCGCTTTTATGGAGAGCGACTTTGGAGATCTGCGACAGCCGACACAGCAGAGCAACCTAAGCTTGATCAGCAACTATGATACTCAAGTGGGTGTTCAATTGAGCTCTGCGGCTGTGGCTCGGTTTGAACGGCTGTTGGACCGGATTAAGCTCTATTGTTTATCGGAAATTGAATCGTGCTTGGTAGAAAAGGAGTCTCTGACATTCCTG AACTTCAACTTAATCGCCCTGAAAGACTCACAAGCCGTCGAGAAGCTAACAAGAGTAACTGTCCTGCTCGCCAAAGTGACAATTCTGTTCCTGCCGGTCAGTCTAATGACCGGATACTTCTCAACCGAGCTGGCGGAAGTCAAAGGCGTGTACACGATCAATCAGTACTGGGTGAGTTTTGGGGTGATCGTGTTCCTGTCCTTTGTCCTGCTGGTGGTATTTGGCGTTGCTAGTGATACAGTGGAGGGAAAGACGATTTACAAGTCGTTGTTCCGGACATTCTTTCGCTTTTCGAAGCATCGGATGTCGCGCCCTCGAAGGGAGGGCGTTGAGCGGAACTGA